From one Ctenopharyngodon idella isolate HZGC_01 chromosome 15, HZGC01, whole genome shotgun sequence genomic stretch:
- the sagb gene encoding S-arrestin b isoform X2: MSPKHVIYKKLSRDKSVGVYMGKRDFVDHYDFVDPVDGVVLIDPEQVKGKKVYIMLSCTFRYGRDDMDVMGIAFRRDIFLCTRQVYPPLQDKERSVHTKVQEKILRKLGDNAYPFFFEFPDNLPCSVALQPAPTDPGKRCAVEFEVKAFCAENQDEKAQKRSTVRLAIRKIQYAPDKGGAAPMGETTCEFVMSDKPLHMRVTLEKETYYHGEEINISVDIDNSSNRNVKDVSVSVEQITNVVLYSNDKYISPVAYEDTMDTVPAGTSLKKVYSLCPLLNNNRERHGIAVDGKLKHEDTNLASSSIVKDEVLKEILGMLVAYRVVVKCNAAGVVGSSEVAVEVPFKLMHPKPDPESDDTTDLVFEEFKRSYLKGIIGDDDESPAEP; this comes from the exons ATGAGTCCCAAACATGTCATCTACAAGAAACTCTCCAGAGACAAATCT GTTGGCGTTTACATGGGGAAACGGGATTTCGTGGACCACTACGACTTTGTTGATCCCGTTG ATGGTGTAGTGCTGATCGACCCAGAGCAGGTGAAGGGAAAGAAAG TCTACATCATGTTGTCCTGTACTTTCCGGTATGGTCGGGACGATATGGACGTCATGGGAATTGCGTTCCGCAGGGATATTTTCCTGTGCACACGGCAGGTCTATCCTCCTCTCCAGGACAAGGAACGCAGCGTTCACACCAAAGTGCAAGAGAAGATCCTGCGCAAGCTCGGAGACAATGCGTATCCCTTCTTCTTTGAG TTTCCAGATAACCTGCCTTGTTCTGTAGCTCTGCAGCCGGCGCCGACAGACCCAGGAAAG cGCTGTGCTGTGGAGTTTGAGGTGAAGGCGTTCTGTGCAGAAAATCAAGATGAAAAAGCCCAAAAGAG GAGTACGGTCCGGTTGGCCATCAGAAAGATCCAGTATGCTCCAGATAAAGGTGGTGCAGCCCCGATGGGCGAGACCACCTGTGAATTTGTGATGTCTGATAAACCGCTGCACATGCGTGTCACTCTGGAGAAAGAG ACGTATTACCATGGAGAGGAGATCAACATCAGCGTGGACATTGACAACAGTTCCAACAGGAACGTGAAGGACGTGTCAGTCTCGG TGGAGCAGATTACTAATGTGGTGCTTTACTCAAATGACAAATACATCAGCCCTGTGGCCTATGAGGACACCAT GGACACAGTGCCCGCTGGTACCAGTCTGAAGAAGGTGTACAGTCTCTGTCCTCTACTGAACAATAACCGTGAGAGACATGGAATCGCTGTGGATGGAAAACTGAAGCATGAGGACACTAACCTGGCCTCCTCTAGCAT CGTAAAAGATGAAGTTCTAAAGGAGATTCTGGGCATGTTGGTGGCCTATAGGGTGGTGGTGAAGTGTAATGCAGCGGG CGTCGTTGGATCCAG TGAGGTTGCCGTGGAGGTTCCCTTCAAACTCATGCATCCCAAACCTGATCCAG AGAG tgacGACACAACTGACCTGGTGTTCGAGGAGTTTAAACGCTCATATTTGAAAGGAATCATCGGCGATGATGACGAATCTCCGGCTGAGCCTTGA
- the sagb gene encoding S-arrestin b isoform X1 yields MSPKHVIYKKLSRDKSVGVYMGKRDFVDHYDFVDPVDGVVLIDPEQVKGKKVYIMLSCTFRYGRDDMDVMGIAFRRDIFLCTRQVYPPLQDKERSVHTKVQEKILRKLGDNAYPFFFEFPDNLPCSVALQPAPTDPGKRCAVEFEVKAFCAENQDEKAQKRSTVRLAIRKIQYAPDKGGAAPMGETTCEFVMSDKPLHMRVTLEKETYYHGEEINISVDIDNSSNRNVKDVSVSVEQITNVVLYSNDKYISPVAYEDTMDTVPAGTSLKKVYSLCPLLNNNRERHGIAVDGKLKHEDTNLASSSIVKDEVLKEILGMLVAYRVVVKCNAAGVVGSSEVAVEVPFKLMHPKPDPER; encoded by the exons ATGAGTCCCAAACATGTCATCTACAAGAAACTCTCCAGAGACAAATCT GTTGGCGTTTACATGGGGAAACGGGATTTCGTGGACCACTACGACTTTGTTGATCCCGTTG ATGGTGTAGTGCTGATCGACCCAGAGCAGGTGAAGGGAAAGAAAG TCTACATCATGTTGTCCTGTACTTTCCGGTATGGTCGGGACGATATGGACGTCATGGGAATTGCGTTCCGCAGGGATATTTTCCTGTGCACACGGCAGGTCTATCCTCCTCTCCAGGACAAGGAACGCAGCGTTCACACCAAAGTGCAAGAGAAGATCCTGCGCAAGCTCGGAGACAATGCGTATCCCTTCTTCTTTGAG TTTCCAGATAACCTGCCTTGTTCTGTAGCTCTGCAGCCGGCGCCGACAGACCCAGGAAAG cGCTGTGCTGTGGAGTTTGAGGTGAAGGCGTTCTGTGCAGAAAATCAAGATGAAAAAGCCCAAAAGAG GAGTACGGTCCGGTTGGCCATCAGAAAGATCCAGTATGCTCCAGATAAAGGTGGTGCAGCCCCGATGGGCGAGACCACCTGTGAATTTGTGATGTCTGATAAACCGCTGCACATGCGTGTCACTCTGGAGAAAGAG ACGTATTACCATGGAGAGGAGATCAACATCAGCGTGGACATTGACAACAGTTCCAACAGGAACGTGAAGGACGTGTCAGTCTCGG TGGAGCAGATTACTAATGTGGTGCTTTACTCAAATGACAAATACATCAGCCCTGTGGCCTATGAGGACACCAT GGACACAGTGCCCGCTGGTACCAGTCTGAAGAAGGTGTACAGTCTCTGTCCTCTACTGAACAATAACCGTGAGAGACATGGAATCGCTGTGGATGGAAAACTGAAGCATGAGGACACTAACCTGGCCTCCTCTAGCAT CGTAAAAGATGAAGTTCTAAAGGAGATTCTGGGCATGTTGGTGGCCTATAGGGTGGTGGTGAAGTGTAATGCAGCGGG CGTCGTTGGATCCAG TGAGGTTGCCGTGGAGGTTCCCTTCAAACTCATGCATCCCAAACCTGATCCAG AGAGGTAA